Proteins from a single region of Lentimicrobium saccharophilum:
- a CDS encoding GAF domain-containing hybrid sensor histidine kinase/response regulator: MEAIHQIIASHMPSPNLMIALTNGEEGKLHFPYCVDQEGMPDPDSALGGLIGYVLRTGEPLLVSAPAIELMISERIISGSSRIPQSWLGVPLKTHEKVLGVLSLQSYSTDITYGEDEKNILIFVSEQIALSIQRIRSDEALIKAKNVAEDSSRLKSSLLANMSHELRTPMTGILGFSEILTEEIEDARMKSMASTIFKSASRLMSTLNSIIDLSAIEADKHTLNLKPVNTRLLFNPLLKVAHSIASDKGLYLRTSLPPGLHVMADEKLLGQMLHHLLDNALKFTIDGGISVSAYTLDKTSTEVIIRISDTGIGIAPEHHKMIFEEFRQVSEGFSRTFEGSGLGLSLCAKIARLLNARIWVESVQEKGSDFYVALPLTLPDIQEPDLDTETAEIIRTHRLSRGPIPDVLIVEDNEVNRRLAALYLREICNTEMAENGYVAIEKIKRKKYDAILMDINLGAGPDGLSIAHQVKNFETNKNTPIIAVTGYTMHGDREKLLSNGCSHYLPKPYDKKTLLRLFSGILYGNQTS, from the coding sequence ATGGAAGCCATTCACCAGATTATCGCTTCCCACATGCCCTCCCCCAACCTGATGATCGCTTTGACCAACGGAGAAGAAGGCAAACTTCATTTCCCCTACTGTGTCGATCAGGAAGGCATGCCTGATCCTGATTCAGCATTGGGTGGACTGATCGGTTATGTGCTGCGCACCGGTGAACCGCTGCTGGTTTCTGCTCCGGCAATTGAACTGATGATCAGTGAAAGGATTATTTCCGGATCATCCCGCATTCCGCAATCATGGTTGGGCGTCCCATTGAAAACACATGAAAAAGTGTTGGGAGTCCTTTCGTTGCAGTCATATTCAACCGACATCACTTATGGTGAAGATGAAAAAAACATCCTCATTTTCGTATCTGAGCAAATCGCCCTATCCATACAACGTATCCGCAGCGATGAAGCCCTGATCAAAGCGAAAAACGTTGCAGAAGATTCAAGCCGGCTGAAATCATCATTACTGGCAAATATGAGCCATGAGCTCCGGACACCGATGACCGGCATCCTTGGATTTTCTGAAATCCTTACCGAAGAAATTGAAGATGCCCGGATGAAATCGATGGCGTCCACCATCTTTAAATCTGCCAGCCGCCTGATGTCAACGCTTAATTCAATCATCGACCTTTCGGCCATTGAAGCGGACAAACATACCCTGAACCTGAAACCGGTCAACACGCGCCTGCTTTTCAATCCCCTGCTTAAGGTTGCCCATTCCATTGCCAGCGACAAAGGCCTGTATCTGCGCACTTCCCTGCCGCCCGGTCTTCATGTGATGGCCGATGAAAAACTGCTTGGGCAGATGCTGCACCATCTGCTGGATAATGCATTGAAGTTTACGATCGACGGTGGAATTTCAGTAAGCGCTTATACTCTTGACAAGACCAGCACCGAAGTAATCATCCGCATCAGCGACACAGGCATCGGTATTGCTCCTGAGCACCATAAAATGATTTTTGAAGAATTCAGACAGGTAAGTGAAGGCTTTTCGCGCACTTTTGAAGGCAGCGGACTTGGCCTGTCGCTTTGCGCCAAGATTGCCCGCCTGCTGAATGCAAGAATATGGGTTGAAAGTGTGCAGGAAAAAGGTTCTGATTTTTATGTAGCATTACCACTAACCCTGCCCGACATTCAGGAACCTGACCTCGACACCGAAACCGCTGAAATCATACGCACGCACCGTCTTAGCCGCGGCCCGATTCCTGACGTGCTGATTGTTGAAGACAACGAAGTAAACCGGCGCCTGGCCGCACTCTACCTCAGGGAAATCTGCAATACGGAAATGGCTGAAAACGGGTATGTGGCCATCGAAAAAATAAAGAGAAAAAAGTATGACGCCATCCTGATGGATATTAATCTTGGCGCAGGGCCCGATGGATTATCAATTGCCCACCAGGTTAAGAATTTTGAAACCAATAAAAACACGCCCATCATAGCAGTTACGGGCTATACCATGCACGGTGACCGTGAAAAACTGCTTTCGAACGGATGCTCTCACTATCTCCCCAAACCTTACGATAAAAAGACGCTGCTCAGACTTTTTTCAGGAATCCTTTACGGGAATCAGACCTCATAA
- a CDS encoding tRNA threonylcarbamoyladenosine dehydratase: MNPSDWQSRTRLLLGEEKLNKLHATNVLVAGLGGVGAYAAEQLVRAGIGRITIVDGDRVHHTNRNRQLPALISTHHMPKTMVMAQRLMDINPEVRLTTIQEYIKDERMIEILEQGYDYVIDAIDTLSPKVYLIYHTLRLGMPLVSSMGAGGKFDPMQVKISDISATNNCKLAYYMRKRLHKLGIWEGFKAVWSPEEVSRSAVELSEGEINKKSTVGTISYMPAIFGCFCAAAVIQDITQFSNEEPALPTGQVITGI, translated from the coding sequence ATGAATCCCTCTGACTGGCAATCCCGGACCCGGCTGCTGCTTGGCGAAGAAAAGCTGAACAAACTGCATGCTACCAATGTACTGGTAGCCGGATTGGGAGGTGTAGGTGCTTACGCCGCCGAGCAATTGGTAAGGGCCGGAATTGGAAGGATCACCATTGTGGATGGCGACAGGGTGCATCATACAAACCGGAACCGGCAGTTACCTGCCCTTATCAGCACCCATCACATGCCAAAAACAATGGTTATGGCACAGCGGCTGATGGACATCAATCCTGAAGTCCGGCTGACAACCATTCAGGAGTATATTAAAGACGAGCGGATGATCGAGATCCTCGAACAAGGATATGATTACGTCATCGACGCGATCGACACCCTTTCGCCAAAGGTTTACCTGATATACCACACGCTGCGGCTTGGAATGCCGCTGGTCAGTTCGATGGGTGCAGGCGGGAAGTTTGATCCCATGCAGGTAAAAATTTCTGATATTTCAGCCACAAACAATTGCAAACTGGCCTATTACATGCGCAAACGCCTGCACAAACTCGGAATTTGGGAAGGCTTTAAAGCTGTGTGGTCGCCTGAAGAGGTATCGCGCAGCGCGGTAGAGCTTTCTGAAGGTGAAATCAATAAAAAATCGACCGTTGGCACCATCTCCTATATGCCTGCCATTTTCGGTTGCTTTTGCGCAGCCGCTGTAATACAGGATATTACGCAATTTTCCAATGAAGAACCGGCCTTACCAACCGGTCAGGTTATAACAGGCATTTAA
- a CDS encoding PAS domain-containing protein, translated as MVSNWFEYEDISRDELKLNEKFNWIDYYPSPALITDKFWTILRANPPFLSLSGYPENKITGRNIALLINPDSIVSYGSLNGSEQGMCHLKTASDSEIACTIAKKTINIGNEPHRIVSLTPLIKDQDHSAGSSAASSAMLEETQAALRESQMRLQQVQQLSEIGSWDVTFGPVPSIRTWNFFQLLGIDDTGDKTTPEMLYHFGLIHPADLEKHKNLLNAVRDQKLNTYSNDYRIVDKQGKVRFLHCESQLEYTSHGELSRWSGTIQDVSSYIRQKVSRLQLFRYHS; from the coding sequence ATGGTATCCAACTGGTTTGAGTACGAAGACATAAGCAGGGATGAACTGAAACTCAACGAAAAGTTTAACTGGATAGATTATTATCCTTCGCCTGCATTGATTACCGACAAATTCTGGACAATCCTGAGAGCGAATCCCCCGTTTCTTTCATTGAGCGGTTATCCGGAAAACAAGATCACCGGACGAAACATTGCCTTACTGATCAACCCTGATTCCATTGTGTCCTATGGATCTCTCAATGGTTCAGAGCAGGGCATGTGCCATCTGAAAACTGCCTCAGACTCAGAAATCGCCTGCACCATTGCGAAAAAGACCATCAATATCGGGAATGAGCCTCACCGTATCGTCTCGCTTACCCCTTTAATTAAGGACCAGGACCATTCAGCAGGCAGCAGTGCCGCGTCATCTGCCATGCTTGAAGAAACTCAGGCTGCCCTTCGCGAAAGCCAGATGCGGCTTCAGCAGGTACAACAACTTTCGGAAATAGGCAGTTGGGATGTTACTTTCGGACCGGTACCGTCAATCAGGACCTGGAATTTCTTTCAACTGCTGGGGATTGACGACACAGGGGATAAAACCACTCCTGAAATGCTCTATCATTTTGGCCTGATTCATCCGGCTGATCTGGAAAAGCACAAAAATTTACTTAATGCCGTCAGGGATCAGAAGCTGAATACCTACAGCAATGATTACAGGATTGTTGATAAACAGGGTAAAGTCCGGTTTCTGCACTGCGAATCCCAGCTTGAATATACCAGTCATGGAGAATTAAGCCGATGGTCAGGTACCATACAGGATGTCAGTTCCTATATAAGGCAGAAAGTCTCAAGGCTTCAGCTTTTCAGATATCACAGCTGA